The following are encoded in a window of Bos indicus x Bos taurus breed Angus x Brahman F1 hybrid chromosome 4, Bos_hybrid_MaternalHap_v2.0, whole genome shotgun sequence genomic DNA:
- the NACAD gene encoding NAC-alpha domain-containing protein 1 isoform X1, producing MPGEAARAELLLPEAGGPGPRTDLSCDAAEATTPKGDRLEHCALTSGPSTLALTFLHGKPGARPPPEGASWDAGPGRAPSAWTVQAEGGPSPGPAEVRPTEGPLPASLEPRIVMGEETCQAAPLPRATMPELRDWEGGHANLNPPPEFCSQGDPPVPFPAPDSDSYFTPPSTPTKTASTLLPGPGPHRDAQDAQAELGDSPPASPTGSYITADGDSWASSPSCSLSLQALAEGLDVPSGWGFSPSGSVVDERELPPAGTPDSSSPESSLSADSSSSWGQEGHFFELDFLANDPMIPAYLLPFQGSLIFQVEAVEVTPLPHEEEEVEEEEQEEEQEVPLPRGDLAGEGEDDSTFASSLQSLSDLSITEGVDEAFAFRDDTSAASSDPDSASYTGADDERLYSGEPHAQPATLLQDSPGEAASWGPELALGVSKGEAGQAAKNQEPISEIMRVGPAAAQVSSAMAPHIPQESLDLTGVSPQAQGEEPGSTMGPVPVAPIMSQPLQEGDTATLGPEPWILKREADLNSLQTLKEDTGQGFAAATSPEPQPEVDPAAFPPFQDAGIPWVQESASETSPEPQLEEEELTASSHLLPLVQGSASEASPEPQSEEDLTASLPLKDEGLPLVQGSASEASPELQSEEEDLTASSTPQDAGLPLVQGSASEASPELQSEEKDLTASSTPQDAGLPLVQGSASEASPESQSEEEDLTASSTPQDAGLPLVQGSASEASPESQSEEDLTASSTPQDAGLPLVQGSASEASPESQSEEDLTASSTPQDAGLPLVQESASEVSPEPQSEEDLTASLPLKDESLPLVQGSASKASPEPQSEDLTASSTPQDAGLPLVQGSASEASPESQSEEDLTASSTPQDAGLPLVQGSASEASPESQSEEDLTASSTPQDAGLPLVQESASEVSPEPQSEEDLTASLPLKDESLPLVQGSASEASPEPQSEDLTASLPLKDEGLPLVQGSASEASPEPQSEEDLTASPPLQDTDLPLVQGSVSEASPEPQSEEDLTASPPLQDAGLPLVQGSASDASPESQSEDLRASLHLQDAGLRLVQGSVSEVSPEPQSEEEDLTASPPLQDAGLPLVQGSASEASPDHQSDLKASPPLQDAGLPLVHGPASEASPEPQSEEEELTASLPLQDTGLHLVQGSASKASPELQSEEEVTASSPLQDTGLHLVQGSASKASPEPQSEEEELTASPPLQDTGLPLVHGSASEASPELQSEEVTASPPLQDTGLPLVQGSASDASSEPQSEEEELTASSHLQDAGLPLVQGSVSEASTEPQSEEEELTASLHLQDTGFSLVQGSASDASSEPQSEEEELTASSHLQDAGLPLVHGSASEASPELQSEEVTASPPLQDTGLPLVQGSASDASSEPQSEEELTASPPLQDAGLPLVQGSASKVSPEPQSEEEDLTASPPVKDAGLPLVQGSASDASSEPQSEEEELTASPTLQDAGLPLVQGSASEASSEPHSEEELTASPPLQDAGLPLVQGSASDASSEPQSEEEELTASPPLQDAGLPLVQGSASEASSEPQSEEEELTASPTLQDAGLPLVQGSASEASSEPHSEEELTASPPLQDAGLPFVQGSASEASSEPQSEEELTASPPLQDAGLPLVQGSASEASSEPQSEEEELTASPTLQDAGLPLVQGSASEASSEPHSEEELTASPPLQDAGLPFVQGSASEASSEPQSEEELTASPTLQDAGLPLVQGSASKASPELQSEVTASPPLQVAGLPLVQGSASDASSEPQSEEEELTASSHLQDAGLPLVQGSASEASPESQSEEDLTASSPLKDAGLPLVQGSAFEASPEPHSEEEDLTASPPLQDTGLPLVQGSAFKASPEPHSEEEDLTASPPLQDAGLPFVQGSASEASSEPQSEEELTALPTLQDAGLPLVQGSASKASPEPQSEDLTASPPLQDAGLPFVQGSASETSPEPHSEEELTASPPLQDTGLPLVQGSASEASLEPHSEEELTASSPLQDAGLPLVQGSASEASPEPHSEEEELIAFPPQQDAGLPSSQVSATSASPQALMTDTGCTQKTEPTTTAAHRKGRKTLGLRPAPEERDPDHTGGSDSLALDQIHLGGPDLPADARTPLEGDAGPSKPATEIPDTPKPFTAAQGPPKPDSSGEEVAEGILAPEQEACHDICAHGGDGAESSSPPKVALGVEHQGHEALKPVVHGPGVCPTASLEVGQLGPPSPVEEGRATLGHRLPMAVGSEAGLGSCSQSPSRAVPRLGGHCAKDPAPTSPLPLRQPKPVLGPGKGERAQAALGVLGPSPLQPPESPIGGLPSAPQDRIQGPEPPAPGILMEAVPTPLASPAPCPCRGPREDLVEGAEPLGSPSHPPPRPRAQRAVAASSGITNPPGAGQVSLPPHPTLLSPKAAPKRGTHAKDPASRLSPPRQVPPGSGPRSPAGPRGLPATEQQDDGDSLEEDSPRALGSGQHSDSHGESSAELEEQDLPGPQTAQCPAQAPAGSGSEETVAKAKQSRSEKKARKAMSKLGLRQIQGVTRITIQKSKNILFVIAKPDVFKSPASDTYVVFGEAKIEDLSQQVHRAAAEKFKVPSEPSALVPESAPGPRVRPECEEEEEEEDEEEVDEAGLELRDIELVMAQANVSRAKAVRALRDNQSDIVNAIMELTM from the exons ATGCCCGGGGAGGCTGCCCGCGCCGAGCTGCTGCTGCCGGAGGCGGGCGGGCCGGGACCCCGCACAG ATCTGTCCTGTGATGCAGCTGAGGCTACCACCCCAAAGGGGGACCGGCTGGAGCACTGTGCCCTGACATCTGGGCCCAGCACCCTGGCTCTCACGTTCCTGCACGGCAAGCCTGGTGCCCGGCCCCCACCTGAGGGAGCCAGCTGGGATGCAGGGCCGGGCCGCGCCCCCTCAGCCTGGACAGTCCAGGCAGAGGGCGGCCCCAGTCCAGGGCCTGCTGAGGTTCGGCCTACTGAAGgtcctctcccagcctccctggaGCCCCGGATTGTCATGGGCGAGGAGACATGCCAGGCAGCCCCATTGCCCAGGGCAACCATGCCGGAGCTCAGGGACTGGGAGGGTGGGCATGCTAATTTGAACCCACCCCCCGAGTTCTGTTCTCAGGGTGACCCTCCTGTGCCTTTCCCCGCCCCAGACTCTGATTCCTACTTCacgcctccctccacccccaccaagaCAGCCTCCACCCTGCTCCCTGGCCCCGGGCCCCACAGGGACGCCCAGGATGCCCAGGCTGAGCTGGGGGACTCGCCGCCAGCCTCGCCCACTGGCTCGTACATCACGGCAGATGGGGACAGCTGGGCCTCATCCCCATCCTGCTCCCTGAGCCTGCAGGCCCTGGCCGAAGGGCTGGATGTGCCCTCTGGCTGGGGCTTTTCTCCATCTGGATCTGTGGTCGATGAGAGGGAGCTGCCCCCTGCCGGGACCCCGGACAGCTCGTCCCCAGAGTCCAGCCTCTCAGCAGACAGCAGCTCTTCCTGGGGCCAGGAGGGCCACTTCTTCGAGCTGGACTTCTTGGCCAACGACCCGATGATCCCTGCTTACCTCCTGCCCTTCCAAGGCAGCCTGATCTTCCAGGTGGAGGCGGTGGAGGTGACACCCCTGCCCCacgaggaggaggaagtggaggaggaggagcaagaAGAGGAGCAGGAGGTCCCCCTCCCCAGAGGGGACCTAGCCGGGGAGGGCGAGGATGATAGCACATTCGCATCCtccctgcagtcactgtccgACCTGTCCATCACTGAGGGCGTGGATGAGGCCTTCGCCTTCCGGGATGACACCTCGGCTGCCTCCTCTGACCCCGACTCGGCATCCTACACGGGGGCGGATGATGAGAGGCTGTACAGTGGAGAGCCCCACGCACAGCCCGCCACACTGCTCCAGGACAGCCCTGGGGAGGCTGCCTCCTGGGGCCCAGAGCTCGCTCTTGGGGTGTCCAAGGGAGAGGCTGGCCAGGCTGCCAAGAATCAGGAACCCATCTCCGAGATAATGAGGGTGGGTCCCGCTGCAGCCCAGGTGTCTTCTGCTATGGCCCCTCACATTCCACAGGAATCTCTGGACCTCACTGGGGTGAGCCCGCAGGCCCAGGGAGAAGAGCCAGGCTCCACCATGGGGCCAGTACCTGTTGCCCCAATCATGTCTCAGCCCCTGCAGGAGGGAGATACTGCTACTTTAGGCCCAGAGCCCTGGATTTTGAAGAGAGAAGCAGACCTCAACTCTCTACAAACCCTGAAGGAAGACACAGGCCAGGGGTTTGCCGCTGCAACCAGCCCTGAACCCCAGCCAGAAGTGGACCCAGCAGCATTCCCACCCTTTCAGGATGCAGGTATCCCCTGGGTCCAGGAATCTGCCTCCGAGACCAGCCCTGAGCCCCAGCTGGAAGAAGAGGAGCTGACAGCATCCTCACACCTGCTCCCCTTGGTCCAGGGATCTGCCTCTGAAGCTAGCCCAGAGCCCCAGTCAGAAGAAGATCTGACAGCATCCTTACCCCTGAAGGATGAAGGTCTCCCCTTGGTCCAGGGATCTGCCTCTGAAGCTAGTCCGGAGCTCCAGTCAGAAGAAGAAGATCTGACAGCATCCTCAACCCCGCAGGATGCAGGTCTCCCTTTGGTCCAGGGATCTGCCTCTGAAGCTAGCCCGGAGCTCCAGTCAGAAGAAAAAGATCTGACAGCATCCTCAACCCCGCAGGATGCAGGTCTCCCCTTGGTCCAGGGATCTGCCTCTGAAGCTAGCCCGGAGTCCCAGTCAGAAGAAGAAGATCTGACAGCATCCTCAACCCCTCAGGATGCAGGTCTCCCCTTGGTCCAGGGATCTGCCTCTGAAGCTAGCCCGGAGTCCCAGTCAGAAGAAGATCTGACAGCATCCTCAACCCCTCAGGATGCAGGTCTCCCCTTGGTCCAGGGATCTGCCTCTGAAGCTAGCCCGGAGTCCCAGTCAGAAGAAGATCTGACAGCATCCTCAACCCCTCAGGATGCAGGTCTCCCCTTGGTCCAGGAATCTGCATCTGAGGTCAGCCCTGAGCCTCAGTCAGAAGAAGATCTAACAGCATCCTTACCCCTGAAAGATGAAAGTCTCCCCTTGGTCCAGGGATCTGCCTCTAAGGCCAGCCCAGAGCCCCAGTCAGAAGATCTGACAGCATCCTCAACCCCTCAGGATGCAGGTCTCCCCTTGGTCCAGGGATCTGCCTCTGAAGCTAGCCCGGAGTCCCAGTCAGAAGAAGATCTGACAGCATCCTCAACCCCTCAGGATGCAGGTCTCCCCTTGGTCCAGGGATCTGCCTCTGAAGCTAGCCCGGAGTCCCAGTCAGAAGAAGATCTGACAGCATCCTCAACCCCTCAGGATGCAGGTCTCCCCTTGGTCCAGGAATCTGCATCTGAGGTCAGCCCTGAGCCTCAGTCAGAAGAAGATCTAACAGCATCCTTACCCCTGAAAGATGAAAGTCTCCCCTTGGTCCAGGGATCTGCCTCTGAGGCCAGCCCAGAGCCCCAGTCAGAAGATCTGACAGCATCCTTACCCCTGAAGGATGAAGGTCTCCCCTTGGTCCAGGGATCTGCCTCTGAGGCCAGCCCAGAGCCCCAGTCAGAAGAGGATCTGacagcctccccacccctgcaggaCACAGATCTCCCCTTGGTCCAGGGATCTGTCTCTGAGGCCAGCCCTGAGCCCCAGTCAGAAGAAGATCTCacagcctccccacccctgcaggaTGCAGGTCTCCCCTTGGTCCAGGGATCTGCTTCCGATGCCAGCCCTGAGTCCCAGTCAGAAGATCTAAGAGCATCCTTACACCTGCAGGATGCTGGTCTCCGCTTGGTCCAGGGATCTGTCTCTGAGGTCAGCCCTGAGCCCCAATCAGAAGAAGAAGATCTCacagcctccccacccctgcaggaTGCAGGTCTCCCCTTGGTCCAAGGATCTGCTTCTGAGGCCAGCCCTGACCACCAGTCAGATCTGAAAGCATCCCCGCCCCTGCAGGATGCAGGACTTCCCTTGGTCCATGGACCTGCCTCTGAGGCCAGCCCTGAGCCCCAGTCAGAAGAAGAGGAACTGACAGCATCCTTACCCCTGCAGGACACAGGTCTCCACTTGGTCCAGGGATCTGCCTCCAAGGCCAGCCCTGAGCTCCAGTCAGAAGAAGAAGTGACAGCATCCTCACCCCTGCAGGACACAGGTCTCCACTTGGTCCAGGGATCTGCCTCCAAGGCCAGCCCTGAACCCCAGTCAGAAGAAGAGGAGCTGacagcctccccacccctgcaggaCACAGGTCTCCCCTTGGTCCATGGATCTGCCTCTGAGGCCAGCCCTGAGCTCCAGTCAGAAGAAGTGACAGCATCCCCACCCCTGCAGGACACAGGTCTCCCCTTGGTCCAGGGATCTGCCTCCGATGCCAGCTCAGAGCCCCAGTCAGAAGAAGAGGAGCTGACAGCATCTTCGCATCTGCAGGACGCAGGTCTCCCCTTGGTCCAGGGATCTGTTTCTGAGGCCAGCACTGAGCCCCAGTCAGAAGAAGAGGAGCTGACAGCATCCTTGCACCTGCAGGACACAGGTTTCTCCTTGGTCCAGGGATCTGCCTCCGATGCCAGCTCAGAGCCCCAGTCAGAAGAAGAGGAGCTGACAGCATCTTCGCATCTGCAGGACGCAGGTCTCCCCTTGGTCCATGGATCTGCCTCCGAGGCCAGCCCTGAGCTCCAGTCAGAAGAAGTGACAGCATCCCCACCCCTGCAGGACACAGGTCTCCCCTTGGTCCAGGGATCTGCCTCCGATGCCAGCTCAGAGCCCCAGTCAGAAGAGGAGCTGacagcctccccacccctgcaggaCGCAGGACTTCCCTTGGTCCAGGGATCTGCATCTAAGGTCAGCCCTGAGCCCCAGTCAGAAGAAGAAGACCTGACAGCCTCCCCACCCGTGAAGGATGCAGGTCTCCCCTTGGTCCAGGGATCTGCCTCCGATGCCAGCTCAGAGCCCCAGTCAGAAGAAGAGGAGCTGACAGCCTCCCCAACTCTGCAGGACGCAGGTCTCCCCTTGGTCCAGGGATCTGCATCTGAGGCCAGCTCAGAGCCTCACTCAGAAGAAGAGCTGacagcctccccacccctgcaggaTGCAGGTCTCCCCTTGGTCCAGGGATCTGCCTCCGATGCCAGCTCAGAGCCCCAGTCAGAAGAAGAGGAGCTGacagcctccccacccctgcaggaTGCAGGTCTCCCCTTGGTCCAGGGATCTGCCTCCGAGGCCAGCTCAGAGCCCCAGTCAGAAGAAGAGGAGCTGACAGCCTCCCCAACTCTGCAGGACGCAGGTCTCCCCTTGGTCCAGGGATCTGCATCTGAGGCCAGCTCAGAGCCCCACTCAGAAGAGGAGCTGacagcctccccacccctgcaggaCGCAGGTCTCCCCTTCGTCCAGGGATCTGCCTCCGAGGCCAGCTCAGAGCCCCAATCAGAAGAGGAGCTGacagcctccccacccctgcaggaTGCAGGTCTCCCCTTGGTCCAGGGATCTGCCTCCGAGGCCAGCTCAGAGCCCCAGTCAGAAGAAGAGGAGCTAACAGCCTCCCCAACTCTGCAGGACGCAGGTCTCCCCTTGGTCCAGGGATCTGCATCTGAGGCCAGCTCAGAGCCCCACTCAGAAGAGGAGCTGacagcctccccacccctgcaggaCGCAGGTCTCCCCTTCGTCCAGGGATCTGCCTCCGAGGCCAGCTCAGAGCCCCAATCAGAAGAGGAGCTGACAGCATCCCCAACTCTGCAGGATGCAGGTCTCCCCTTGGTCCAGGGATCTGCCTCCAAGGCCAGCCCTGAGCTCCAGTCAGAAGTGACAGCATCCCCACCCCTGCAGGTTGCTGGTCTCCCCTTGGTCCAGGGATCTGCCTCTGATGCCAGCTCAGAGCCCCAGTCAGAAGAAGAGGAGCTGACAGCATCTTCACATCTGCAGGATGCAGGTCTCCCCTTGGTCCAGGGATCTGCCTCCGAGGCCAGCCCTGAATCCCAGTCAGAAGAAGATCTCACAGCCTCCTCACCCCTGAAGGACGCGGGTCTCCCCTTGGTCCAGGGATCAGCCTTCGAGGCCAGCCCGGAGCCCCACTCAGAAGAAGAAGATCTCacagcctccccacccctgcaggaCACAGGTCTCCCCTTGGTCCAGGGATCAGCCTTCAAGGCCAGCCCGGAGCCCCACTCAGAAGAAGAAGATCTCacagcctccccacccctgcaggaCGCAGGTCTCCCCTTCGTCCAGGGATCTGCCTCCGAGGCCAGCTCAGAGCCCCAGTCAGAAGAGGAGCTGACAGCATTGCCAACTCTGCAGGACGCAGGTCTCCCCTTGGTCCAGGGATCTGCGTCCAAGGCCAGCCCTGAGCCCCAGTCAGAAGATCTCacagcctccccacccctgcaggaCGCAGGTCTCCCCTTCGTCCAGGGATCAGCCTCTGAGACCAGCCCGGAGCCCCACTCAGAAGAGGAGCTGacagcctccccacccctgcaggaCACAGGTCTCCCCTTGGTCCAGGGATCAGCCTCTGAGGCCAGCCTGGAGCCCCACTCAGAAGAGGAGCTGACAGCCTCCTCACCCCTGCAGGATGCAGGTCTCCCCTTGGTCCAGGGATCAGCCTCCGAGGCCAGCCCGGAGCCCCACTCAGAAGAAGAGGAGCTGATAGCCTTCCCGCCCCAGCAGGATGCAGGTCTCCCCTCCAGTCAAGTATCTGCCACCAGTGCCAGCCCTCAAGCCCTGATGACTGACACAGGCTGTACCCAAAAGACAGAGCCCACAACCACTGCAGCccataggaaaggaagaaagacccTGGGACTGAGGCCAGCGCCTGAGGAAAGAGACCCAGACCACACTGGAGGATCAGACTCTCTGGCCTTGGATCAGATACATCTGGGTGGCCCAGACCTACCTGCAGATGCTCGGACACCCTTGGAGGGAGATGCAGGCCCCTCCAAGCCTGCCACAGAGATCCCAGACACACCTAAGCCTTTCACAGCCGCCCAAGGTCCCCCAAAGCCTGACTCCAGCGGGGAGGAAGTAGCCGAGGGCATTTTGGCACCTGAGCAGGAAGCCTGTCATGATATCTGTGCACATGGGGGTGATGGAGCTGAGTCCAGCTCACCCCCAAAGGTGGCCCTGGGGGTTGAGCACCAGGGGCATGAGGCCCTAAAGCCAGTGGTTCATGGCCCAGGGGTGTGTCCTACTGCCAGCCTAGAGGTTGGCCAGTTGGGGCCCCCAAGCccagtggaggagggaagggccacTCTTGGGCACAGGCTTCCCATGGCTGTGGGCtcagaggctgggctgggctccTGCTCACAGTCTCCTTCAAGAGCTGTGCCCAGGCTGGGAGGGCACTGTGCCAAAGATCCTGCCCCAACATCTCCACTGCCCTTGAGGCAGCCAAAGCCTGTGCTGGGCCCGGGCAAGGGAGAGCGGGCTCAGGCAGCACTTGGAGTCCTTGGCCCCTCCCCACTGCAGCCTCCAGAAAGCCCCATAGGGGGCCTGCCCAGTGCACCCCAAGACAGGATCCAGGGCCCTGAGCCCCCCGCTCCTGGTATCCTCATGGAGGCAGTCCCAACCCCCCTGGcatcccctgccccctgcccttgCCGGGGCCCCCGGGAAGACTTGGTGGAGGGCGCGGAGCCCCTGGGTTCTCCGAGCCACCCACCACCTCGGCCAAGAGCCCAGCGGGCGGTGGCCGCCTCCTCAGGGATCACAAACCCCCCTGGGGCTGGGCAGGtcagcctcccaccccaccccaccctcctcagCCCCAAGGCAGCCCCCAAGAGGGGTACCCATGCCAAAGACCCGGCCTCGAGGCTCTCGCCCCCTCGCCAAGTGCCTCCTGGCTCTGGGCCCCGGAGCCCAGCCGGCCCTCGAGGGCTCCCAGCCACCGAGCAGCAGGATGACGGTGACAGTTTGGAGGAAG ACTCACCCCGCGCTCTGGGCTCTGGCCAGCACTCGGACAGCCACGGGGAGTCGTCAGCTGAGCTGGAGGAGCAGGACCTCCCAGGACCACAGACTGCACAGTGCCCAGCCCAG GCACCAGCCGGCAGCGGGAGCGAGGAGACGGTTGCCAAAGCCAAGCAGAGTCGCAGTGAGAAGAAGGCCCGAAAG GCGATGTCCAAGCTGGGCTTACGACAGATCCAGGGGGTCACCAGGATCACCATCCAGAAGTCCAAGAACATCCTCTTTGTCATTGCCAAGCCCGATGTCTTTAAGAGCCCAGCCTCAGACACCTACGTGGTCTTCGGCGAGGCCAAG ATCGAGGACCTGTCGCAGCAGGTGCACAGAGCTGCGGCTGAGAAGTTCAAAGTGCCCTCGGAGCCCTCCGCCCTGGTGCCCGAGTCAGCACCTGGGCCGAGGGTGAGACCCGAgtgcgaggaggaggaggaggaggaagacgagGAGGAG GTGGATGAGGCAGGACTGGAGCTGCGGGACATTGAGCTGGTGATGGCGCAGGCCAACGTGTCAAGGGCCAAGGCTGTGCGGGCCCTGAGGGACAACCAGAGTGACATCGTCAACGCCATCATG GAGCTGACAATGTAG